TGACCGTGCGCGACTCCGGTGAGCATCCGATGAACATCCATGGGTACACGGACTGTCTGCCGCCGCGATGATCGGGGCAAGGCATGATGTGTGGGTCATACGAACCAACCGATGGGCAGGATGCAGATGAGCACAGCCGCCGACAGCGTCATCGCCGTGCTGCGGGCCGGGCATGACAGGCTGACCGCGTTCGTGGGCACGCTGTCCCCGGACGACCTGACCCGGCGCTCGGCCGCCGACGAGTGGACGGTCGCGCAGGTGCTCAGCCACCTCGGCAGCGGCGCCGAGATCCACCTGGCCACGGTCGCCGCCGGCCGGGACGGCACGCCGGCGCCCGATTCGGACTTCAACAAGGGCGTCTGGGCGCGCTGGGACGCGATGGCGCCGGCCGAGCAGGCGGCCGGGTTCGTCGAGTCGAACGGCCGGCTGATCGAGATGTTCGAGGCGCTGGACACCACGCAGCGGGAGAACGTCCGGGTCGTCTTCGGCTGGCTGCCGGCCCCGGTCGACGTGGCCACCTCGGCGCGGCTGCGGCTCAGCGAGTTCGCGCTGCACGCCTGGGACGTCGAGGCCGCGCTGGACCCGCGCGCCCGGGTGGGCGCGGACGCGGTGTCGATCCTGATCGGGCACGTCCCGAACATGTTCGGCTTCCTGAGCCGGACCGAGTCGCTCGGCGGCCGGGAGTACCGGCTCGCGGTCCGGCTGACCGACACCGACCAGGAGTTCGGTCTGCACCTGGGCGACTCGGTGGCGAGGACGGAGACGCCGGCGGAGCCGGACGGCACGCTCGCACTGCCCGCGGAGAAGCTGATCCGGCTGGTCTACGGCCGGCTCAAGGAGCCGTACGACACGGACGGCGTCTCGGTCACCGGGCCGCTGAGCCTGGACGACCTCCGCCGCGTCTTCCCGGGCTTCTGACCGTGGCGGACCTGCACCGGTTCGTGGACGCCCAGGAGGGCGTCCACGAACGCGCCCTGTCCGAACTGACCGCGGGGGACAAGCGCAGCCACTGGATGTGGTTCGTCTTCCCGCAACTGGCCGGCCTCGGCCGCAGCGACACGGCCCGGCGGTACGCGCTCGCCTCGCTCGACGAGGCCCGTGACTACCTGGCCCACCCGGTCCTCGGCGCGCGCCTGCGGGAGTGCACGCGCGCGGTGCTCGCGGTCCGGGACCGCACGGCGGAGCAGATCCTCGGCGGCGTCGACGCGCAGAAGCTCCGCTCGTCGATGACGCTGTTCGCGCTCGCCGCCCCGGACGAGACGCTCTTCCGCGAGGTCCTGGACCGCTACTACGACGGCGCGCCGGACCCGCTCACCGAGGAGCTGCTCACCCGATGATCGTGATCGTGCCGGCCGACCCGATGCGGCCGCGCCGGCCCGACGAGCACTTCGCGGCCGAGGCCGCGGCCGCGCGGGAGGCCGGGGCCGAGGTCGCGGTGGTCGACCACGACGCACTGGCGGCCGGCGGGGACGCGGACCGGGCGGTGGCCCGGGTCCCGGCCGGCCCGGACGTGGTCTACCGCGGCTGGATGCTGCCGGCCGAGGGCTACGCGGCGATGGCGGACGCGCTGGCCCGGCGCGGTGCCACGCCGCGGACCAGCGCGGCGGACTACCGGCGCGCCCACGAACTGCCCGGATGGTACGACGCGCTGCGCACGGTCACGCCCGAGTCGGTCTGGACGCGCGGTGACCACCGGGCCGCCTTCGACCAGGCCCGCGAGCTGCTGAAGGACGGGCCCGCGGTGCTCCGGGACTACACGAAGAGCGCGAAGCACCACTGGCACGAGGCCGCGTACGTGCCCCGGCTGGCCGACGCGGACGCGGCCTGGCGGGTCGCGTCCCGGCTCCGGGAGCTGCGCGGCGACGACTTCACCGGCGGGTTCGTGCTGCGCCGCTTCGAGCCGCTGACCGCGCCCGAGGTCCGGACCTGGTGGATCGCGGGCGAGGCGCGCCTGGTCGGGCCGCATCCGGACACGCCGGAGGACGTCGGCACGCCGGACCTCACCGCGGTCACGCCGCTGGTCGCGCGGCTCGGCCTGCCGTTCGTCACGGTGGACCTGGCGCGCCGGGAGGACGGCGAGTGGCGGGTGGTCGAGCTGGGCGACGGGCAGGTCAGCGACCGGCCGAGCGCGGTACCGGCGGCGGCGCTGATGGCGGCGCTGCTCGCCGGGTGAAGCGGTCCGGCCGGCCGCCCGGGCCCCACCCGAGCCGGCCGGCCACGCTCAGCGGACGCGCAGCTCCAGCACCGAGTAGCCGTACTGGCCGTTGCGTGCCGTGGCGTACAGCCGGACATATCGGGCGACCGCGGGCTCGCGCACGGTGACCGTACCGCCGCTGCCGCTGGTCGTCCGGTAGAGCACGGTCCAGGTCCGGCCGTCCGTCGACGCCTCGACGCGGTAGGCGGTCGCGTACGCGTGCTCCCAGACGACCTCCACCTCGCTCACCGCCCACGCCTCGCCCAGGTCCACGGTCAGCCACCCCGGGTCGGTGAACGCGCTGCTCCAGCGGGTGCCCAGGTCGCCGTCGACCGCGTTCGACGCCTTCCACGGGTCGCCCTCCACGCCGGAGACCTCGACACCGCGGCGCAGCGCCAGGTTCGCGCCGCTCGGATTGGCGCGCCCGGCCGGGCGTGGTGGCGTCTTCTTCACCGACGGCGGCTCCGGCCGCGCGCCGGACGCGCTCGGGCCCGGGCTCGCCGACCCGGTCGCGGCGGGCGTCGCGGACGGGGACGCGGACGGGGGCGCGGAGGTCGCGGCCGGTGCCGGCGAGCCCGGCCCGGCGTCCGGCGGCGCCGCCACCTCCACCGTGGTCACCGGCACCACCACGCCGACCCGGTCGGCGAGCGGTGCGGCCCGCGCCGCGAGGAACACCGCCGCCGACGCGGCCACGGCCAGCACGACCAGCGCGGCACCGACCAGCAGCGGCGTCCGGCGACGGCCCTCCGGCACGGGCGCGGCACCGGCCTCGCCGGCACCCCCGGCCGCGGCACCCCCGGCCGCGGCACCCCCGGCCGCGGCACCCCCGGCCGCGGCACCCCCGGCCCCGGCACGCCCGGCCCCGGCGCTCAGCGCTCCGGCGTTCGGCGCCCCGGTGGCCGGCGCGTGCTGGTCCGGTGCCGGCGCCGGTGTGTGCGGTCCGTCCGGAACGTCCGCCACCCGGCGCGGGAACATCGTGCGCAGCGCGTGCGCCCGGTCGGCCGCGTAACCGGCCCGGTCCGCGTCGTCAGGTGGAACGGTCACGTCGTCGTGCCTCCGCGGTGTGGTAATTGTCGGTTGCGTAGGGATCAGCGCCGTCTTGACGCGTTCTGTCACCGGCCGGCCGGTGCCCCGGCGCGGGTCACCGCGACGGTAGGGACATCGGGCGTCCGCCGGACAGCCCAACCGCTGTCCACGGGTGTTCATCCGCACGCCCACCCCTTCCGGACCGCACCCGGCGCCGAGTGGCAGATTCTTCCCAGCCTCGCCGGGTAAGAAGCCGGGATGGACGTGAAGACCTGGTGGGCACGCAGGATCGACCGGCACGACTGGCTCGGCCTGCGGTTGACGCTCGCGGCCCTGGCCGCCGCACTGATCCTCATCCCGTTCTCGGTGATCGCGATGCTGGTGGTGTCGCGCTGGGAGCCGCTGCGCGCACTCGACCAGCGGGTGGCGGAGGCGCTCTACACGTTCGCGCGGGCCCGGCCCGGCTGGGTCGACGCGGTGCAGACCTGGACCGACGTGTTCGCGCCGACGCCGCTGCGGATCACCGTGGTGCTGCTCGCGGTGCTGCTCTGGTGGCGTGGCTCGCGCCGGGTCGCGCTCTGGGCGGTCACCACGATCGCGGCCGGTGGCGCGCTCGGCCTGCTGCTGAAGCTGCTGTTCGGCCGGGACCGTCCGGCGTTCCTGGACCCGGTGTCGTCCGCGCCCGGCTACTCGTTCCCGTCCGGGCACGCGATGACCGCCGCGCTCGCCTCCGCCGTGCTGCTGCTGATGCTGCTCCCGCTGACCGACCGCCTGCCGTACCGCCGCCTGGTCCGCGCCGCGATGTGGGCCGCCGCGCTCGCGGTCGCGCTCGGCACCGGCCTCAGCCGGGTCGCGCTCGGCGTGCACTGGACGAGCGACGTGCTCGGCGGCTGGATCGCGGGCATCGCCGTGGTCGCCGCCACCGCAGCCGCCTTCGAGACCTGGCGCGGCGCCGCCCACCGCCCGATCACCGAGGGCCTCCGCGAGGCCCAGCCCGCCACCCACTGAACGGCGCGGCACGGTGGGACGCGGTCCGGTCCGGGCCGCGGCGGACCGGGCGGTCGCCGGGTGGCCGGACGCCGGATGAGCCTGGTTTGACGCGGCGTGATGTCCGGGTATGGATCCGGCCATGTCACTCGCCGGAACCTGGGCCGTGGTGCGGCAGGCCGCCGCACGGCTGGTGCTGCCCCTCGTACTCCTCTATGCCGTCATGGTCGGTCTGGGCATGCTGATCACCCGGGTGGTCGACGACGTCTGGCCGCTGACCGTGGAGGACGACCTCAACCGTCAGCTGGTGACGGAGCGGGGCGGGACCTCGGACGCGATCTCGAAGGTGTTCAGCACGCTGGCCGACACGCACGTCGTCATCGGGATCACCGCGGTCATCGCGCTCGCCCTCTACGTGACGTCGCGCAACTGGCGGGAGCCGGCGTTCCTGATCGGTGCGGTCGCCGCGCAGTCCATCATCTTCGTGCTGACCACGCTGATGATCGACCGGGAACGCCCGGCCGTGGAGCACATGGACGTGTCGCCGCCGACCTCCAGCTTCCCGAGCGGTCACACGTCGGCCGCGATCGCGCTCTACGTCGGGGTGGGGCTGGTGATGGCGGCCCGGTGCACGACGCGGCGCGGTCGCTGGACGTGGCTGGCGCTGCTCGTCTCGATACCGATCGGCGTGGCACTGACCCGGATGTACCGCGGCATGCACCACCCGAGCGACGTGGTCGGTTCGCTGGTCAACGCGACCACGGTGCTGTTCATCATGGCGCGCGGTTTCCTGGACCGCACCGTCCACTGGGGGCGGGAGAAGGTGGGCGCGGTCCGAGAGGCGGTCGCGGCCCGGACCTGACCGGGCTCTCGAGGTCGTCGGCGGGGTGCACATCACGTGCGCCCCGCCTATTTTCGTTGTTCGATGGATCGAGGGTGCTGACCGGGCGCGGCGATCGTACTAGCGTGACACCTGAACGGCGGTTTATATTGCACTGTGAGTGCACAAACTGCGGAGGGTGGGGCACCGATGGCGGAGCAGCAGCGGGTGGCGATCGTGACCGGGGCGGCGCGCGGGATCGGGGCGGCCACCGCCCTCCGGCTCGCCGCGGACGGGTTCGCGGTCGCGGTCCTGGACCTGGCCGAGGCGGACGCGAAGGGCACCGCGGACGCGATCGTGGCGGCCGGCGGGCGCGCGCTCGCGGTCGGCGCGGACGTGGCAGACGCCGCGCAGGTCACCGCGGCCGTCGACCGGGTCGCGGCCGAGCTCGGCCCGCCGCTCGCGCTGGTCAACAACGCCGGCGTGATCCGGGACAACCTGCTGTTCAAGATGACCGAGGCGGACTGGGACACGGTGCTCGGCGTGCACCTGCGCGGCGCGTTCCTGATGACCCGGGCCGTGCAGGCGCACATGACGGCCGCGAAGTGGGGCCGGATCGTCAACCTGTCCAGCACGTCCGCGCTCGGCAACCGCGGCCAGGTGAACTACGCGGCCGCGAAGGCGGGCATGCAGGGCTTCACGAAGACGCTCGCGCTGGAGCTCGGCCCGTTCGGCGTGACCGCGAACGCGGTCGCGC
This genomic window from Catenuloplanes niger contains:
- a CDS encoding maleylpyruvate isomerase N-terminal domain-containing protein — encoded protein: MSTAADSVIAVLRAGHDRLTAFVGTLSPDDLTRRSAADEWTVAQVLSHLGSGAEIHLATVAAGRDGTPAPDSDFNKGVWARWDAMAPAEQAAGFVESNGRLIEMFEALDTTQRENVRVVFGWLPAPVDVATSARLRLSEFALHAWDVEAALDPRARVGADAVSILIGHVPNMFGFLSRTESLGGREYRLAVRLTDTDQEFGLHLGDSVARTETPAEPDGTLALPAEKLIRLVYGRLKEPYDTDGVSVTGPLSLDDLRRVFPGF
- a CDS encoding DUF1810 domain-containing protein, whose product is MADLHRFVDAQEGVHERALSELTAGDKRSHWMWFVFPQLAGLGRSDTARRYALASLDEARDYLAHPVLGARLRECTRAVLAVRDRTAEQILGGVDAQKLRSSMTLFALAAPDETLFREVLDRYYDGAPDPLTEELLTR
- a CDS encoding ATP-grasp domain-containing protein; the protein is MIVIVPADPMRPRRPDEHFAAEAAAAREAGAEVAVVDHDALAAGGDADRAVARVPAGPDVVYRGWMLPAEGYAAMADALARRGATPRTSAADYRRAHELPGWYDALRTVTPESVWTRGDHRAAFDQARELLKDGPAVLRDYTKSAKHHWHEAAYVPRLADADAAWRVASRLRELRGDDFTGGFVLRRFEPLTAPEVRTWWIAGEARLVGPHPDTPEDVGTPDLTAVTPLVARLGLPFVTVDLARREDGEWRVVELGDGQVSDRPSAVPAAALMAALLAG
- a CDS encoding discoidin domain-containing protein, giving the protein MTVPPDDADRAGYAADRAHALRTMFPRRVADVPDGPHTPAPAPDQHAPATGAPNAGALSAGAGRAGAGGAAAGGAAAGGAAAGGAAAGGAGEAGAAPVPEGRRRTPLLVGAALVVLAVAASAAVFLAARAAPLADRVGVVVPVTTVEVAAPPDAGPGSPAPAATSAPPSASPSATPAATGSASPGPSASGARPEPPSVKKTPPRPAGRANPSGANLALRRGVEVSGVEGDPWKASNAVDGDLGTRWSSAFTDPGWLTVDLGEAWAVSEVEVVWEHAYATAYRVEASTDGRTWTVLYRTTSGSGGTVTVREPAVARYVRLYATARNGQYGYSVLELRVR
- a CDS encoding phosphatase PAP2 family protein gives rise to the protein MDVKTWWARRIDRHDWLGLRLTLAALAAALILIPFSVIAMLVVSRWEPLRALDQRVAEALYTFARARPGWVDAVQTWTDVFAPTPLRITVVLLAVLLWWRGSRRVALWAVTTIAAGGALGLLLKLLFGRDRPAFLDPVSSAPGYSFPSGHAMTAALASAVLLLMLLPLTDRLPYRRLVRAAMWAAALAVALGTGLSRVALGVHWTSDVLGGWIAGIAVVAATAAAFETWRGAAHRPITEGLREAQPATH
- a CDS encoding phosphatase PAP2 family protein, translating into MSLAGTWAVVRQAAARLVLPLVLLYAVMVGLGMLITRVVDDVWPLTVEDDLNRQLVTERGGTSDAISKVFSTLADTHVVIGITAVIALALYVTSRNWREPAFLIGAVAAQSIIFVLTTLMIDRERPAVEHMDVSPPTSSFPSGHTSAAIALYVGVGLVMAARCTTRRGRWTWLALLVSIPIGVALTRMYRGMHHPSDVVGSLVNATTVLFIMARGFLDRTVHWGREKVGAVREAVAART
- the fabG gene encoding 3-oxoacyl-ACP reductase FabG → MAEQQRVAIVTGAARGIGAATALRLAADGFAVAVLDLAEADAKGTADAIVAAGGRALAVGADVADAAQVTAAVDRVAAELGPPLALVNNAGVIRDNLLFKMTEADWDTVLGVHLRGAFLMTRAVQAHMTAAKWGRIVNLSSTSALGNRGQVNYAAAKAGMQGFTKTLALELGPFGVTANAVAPGFIVTDMTAATAARVKVPFDVYQEKAAEQIPVRRVGRPEDVAHTISFLVSDGAGFVSGQVVYVAGGPRD